The Pirellulales bacterium nucleotide sequence AAGTACGCGCGAGCTTCTGGACCGAGCCATGCACTTGGGCGTGCGTGGCCAAAGCCGCGAACCAAATGTTTATCGACCCGCTGGAAACCGCCGCGGCTGACGGCAAAGGATGGGCCTGCGCCGGAATGACGGCGGCCGTTTTGGTCGGCCTGGCATTTCGTCCGCTTCCGGCGGACTGCTTCTTGTGCCTGTCCGCGGTCGTGCCGACCGCCGCCGCGGCACTGATCAGCGCTTACGACATTCCGATTTTCGAGGGGCGGTATTTGGCCTTCGCGCAGCTCTTTGTTTTATGCGCGTTAGCAAGGCTCGCGTCGGATGTTCCGCGGCGGTTGGAACGAGCGGTGATAGCCGCGGTATTGGTCGCAGGATTTCTTGTCGTGATGTTCGACTTTACGAGCCGATTGCCACAGGCGGGATCGTCCGGCTTGCGGCAAGCCGCCGAGCACGTTCTCGCACATGGCCAGCCGAACGACGTTGCGATTGTCTGCTCGCCCTATTTTTTCCTGCCGATGCTTCATGAGCTTGACCAAGCCCGCGACTGCCGGCTTCTGTCTTCGCGCACTCCGATCTTGCACTATGAGGGCGCCGCGGCTCTCACCGCGCAAGACCTCATTTCCCCGCGCGAGGCGAGCGCCGTCCAGAGCAACCGCGTATGGGTGCTCGAAGGTGGCACCGATGCAGCGGCAGTACTTCTGCCGCAGCGACGGTGGCGCCGAGCGAGCGTGAGCACGTTCTTTGAGGAATATGGGATCGGCGGTCCATTAAGGCTCATTGAATACGAACTTCTGGAGCATCAGGAATCAGCGGCACCCGCGATTGCCGTGCCGCGCCGATGAAGAAGTTCTTTCTCTGGTCCATCGGTGGCTGGGCTCCCGGCGCGCCGGGATCCCAGCCATCATCGCTACCTTCGGGGTCGATCCATCCATCGACGGCTGACAGTGTACTAGATCAGCTCGCGCATCGGCGGCTGCTCGACGAGATACTGCGGGCGGCCGGTGGGATCGACAATCGTGGTGCTGGCCGTGTCGATGCCCAGGTTGTGATAGAGCGTCGCCACGACCTCCTGGAAATGCACCGGGCGGTCCTGAGCGTGTTCTCCCAAGCGGTTCGTGCTGCCGATGCACTGCCCGCCGCGCATGCCGCCGCCCGCCAACAAAGCACAACTGACTTGCGGCCAGTGGTCGCGGCCGGCATTCGGGTTGACGCGCGGCGTGCGGCCGAACTCGCCCCAGGCGATGACCGTCACGTCGTTCAGCATGCCGCGGGCCTCGAGGTCTTCCACCAAGGCGGTGAAACCCTGATCGAGCTTCGTGCCGTGATCGCGCACCAGGTCGAAGTTTTGCCCGTGACTGTCCCACCGCCCAAAACTCAGCGTGACCACCCTCGCGCCGGCCTCCACCAGACGCCGCGCCACGAGCAGGTGCTCGTTGGCGGTCGGAGCGCCGTCGTACTGATATTTGTAGGGCTTGCCGTCGCCGTATCGCTCGCGGACGCGCGGGTCTTCCTTCGACAGATCGAGCGCGTCGAGCAACTTGCTGGAGGTGAGCACGTCGAGGGCCCGCTGTCCGAAGGCGTCGATGCCCTGCATCACGCCGGTGGCATCGAGATCGCGTCGCATGCGGTCGAAGCTGCCCAGCAGGCGGCGGCGGTCTTGCAGGCGGTCGAGCGAGACGCCGTTGAGTTTCATGTTCGCCATGCCCGGCCCGTCGGGCTTGAACGGAGCGTAGGCGGCGCCGAGAAAACCGCTGGTGCCGGCGTCGGACCAGGGCATGTGCTGCGTCCGCTCGGCCAGTCCCACGAAGGGCGGCACCGAACGATCGACGGGACCCTGCAACCTGGCCGCGGCCGCACC carries:
- a CDS encoding DUF1501 domain-containing protein, producing MLTIFGPQNSGFCDGISRRSFLRIGALGVGAGALTLADVMRAEAAAGDASRHKAVIHIFLGGGPPHQDMWDIKVDAPAEIRGEFSPIHTKVQGIDIGEVFTRIASIMDKCVVIRSVVGASGAHYAFQCNTGWTEPSLAALGGRPSIGAAAARLQGPVDRSVPPFVGLAERTQHMPWSDAGTSGFLGAAYAPFKPDGPGMANMKLNGVSLDRLQDRRRLLGSFDRMRRDLDATGVMQGIDAFGQRALDVLTSSKLLDALDLSKEDPRVRERYGDGKPYKYQYDGAPTANEHLLVARRLVEAGARVVTLSFGRWDSHGQNFDLVRDHGTKLDQGFTALVEDLEARGMLNDVTVIAWGEFGRTPRVNPNAGRDHWPQVSCALLAGGGMRGGQCIGSTNRLGEHAQDRPVHFQEVVATLYHNLGIDTASTTIVDPTGRPQYLVEQPPMRELI
- a CDS encoding glycosyltransferase family 39 protein; the encoded protein is MNTDVRPSDESPASRAVRAVDGIVLTAIVAAALALRCWRLNERGLWFDEAFSWRLTTFGWREMLHRATLDNNPPLYYVVLKLWTACFGTGAAAMRSLSVLAGTAACLAGYLFVSEAYSTGNARQSLPPKQLRSAALLAAALTAVSVLQIRWSWEVRMYSLGSLLAALSSWLLVRALHRQSLAPWLLYAAAALAFAYTHTFALFSVAAQSVYAAGYLLLAPHDRIGGASAATARCVGPRGVPAPRDRWRVARHYAGPCLAAVVVAGGYAPWLGVLLRQHEQVRASFWTEPCTWACVAKAANQMFIDPLETAAADGKGWACAGMTAAVLVGLAFRPLPADCFLCLSAVVPTAAAALISAYDIPIFEGRYLAFAQLFVLCALARLASDVPRRLERAVIAAVLVAGFLVVMFDFTSRLPQAGSSGLRQAAEHVLAHGQPNDVAIVCSPYFFLPMLHELDQARDCRLLSSRTPILHYEGAAALTAQDLISPREASAVQSNRVWVLEGGTDAAAVLLPQRRWRRASVSTFFEEYGIGGPLRLIEYELLEHQESAAPAIAVPRR